The Aquidulcibacter paucihalophilus genome has a window encoding:
- the dapE gene encoding succinyl-diaminopimelate desuccinylase: MSVASTPVIDPVALTRDLIRRPSVTPADEGAMDVLERALTGLGFHCRRMKFEDIENLYARRGTASPNLCFAGHTDVVPTGSTEAWSSGPFEAEVKDGILYGRGAVDMKGGIAAWVAAVSQVLAEGEVPGSLSFLITGDEEGPALHGTKRVVQALMAEGEVIDACVVGEPSSQHALGDMIKIGRRGSLNTWITVHGKQGHVAYPDRAANPVPVLARLVARLADHKLDAGYEAFQPSNLELTTLDVGNTATNLIPAEARGRLNIRFNPNHTGESLMAWLNAEAGKAQAESGLRIELEHLHSGDAFLTQTGPFVTGVQDAVEAAVGRRPEASTTGGTSDARFIRAMCPVLELGLVGQTMHQIDERAPVAEIEALAEVYRAVIGTYFARC; encoded by the coding sequence ATGAGCGTCGCATCAACTCCCGTTATCGATCCTGTCGCCCTGACCCGCGACCTGATCCGCAGGCCCTCCGTCACCCCCGCCGACGAAGGCGCGATGGATGTGCTGGAGCGCGCCCTGACCGGGCTCGGCTTCCACTGCCGGCGCATGAAGTTCGAGGATATCGAGAACCTCTACGCGCGGCGCGGCACAGCCTCGCCGAACCTCTGTTTCGCCGGCCACACCGACGTGGTGCCGACCGGCTCGACCGAGGCCTGGTCCTCCGGCCCGTTCGAAGCCGAGGTGAAGGACGGGATCCTCTACGGCCGCGGCGCGGTTGACATGAAGGGCGGCATCGCGGCCTGGGTCGCGGCGGTGTCCCAGGTTCTGGCTGAAGGCGAGGTTCCGGGCAGCCTGTCCTTCCTGATCACCGGCGACGAGGAAGGCCCCGCCCTGCACGGCACCAAACGGGTGGTCCAGGCCCTGATGGCCGAGGGCGAGGTCATCGACGCCTGCGTCGTCGGCGAGCCGTCCTCGCAGCATGCGCTGGGCGACATGATCAAGATCGGGCGGCGCGGCTCGCTCAACACCTGGATCACCGTCCACGGCAAACAGGGCCACGTCGCCTATCCGGACCGGGCGGCCAATCCGGTCCCGGTGCTCGCCCGGCTGGTCGCCCGTCTCGCGGATCACAAACTGGACGCCGGCTATGAGGCCTTCCAGCCGTCCAACCTCGAGCTGACCACGCTCGACGTCGGCAATACGGCGACCAATCTGATCCCGGCCGAGGCACGGGGGCGGCTGAACATCCGCTTCAACCCGAACCATACGGGCGAGAGCCTGATGGCCTGGCTCAATGCGGAAGCGGGCAAGGCCCAGGCCGAAAGCGGTCTGCGCATCGAGCTCGAGCACCTGCATTCGGGCGACGCCTTCCTGACCCAGACCGGGCCCTTCGTCACCGGCGTGCAGGACGCGGTCGAGGCCGCGGTCGGCCGCCGGCCCGAGGCCTCCACCACCGGCGGCACCTCCGACGCCCGCTTCATCCGCGCCATGTGTCCGGTGCTGGAGCTGGGCCTCGTCGGCCAGACCATGCACCAGATCGACGAGCGTGCGCCCGTGGCCGAGATCGAGGCGCTGGCGGAGGTCTATCGCGCGGTGATCGGGACGTATTTCGCCCGCTGCTAG
- a CDS encoding cupin domain-containing protein — translation MPKIDIAAAPTGHGTGYPEEFAGPCKPRRRWRLGDAVGLDQFGVNLLRLPAGAWSSQRHWHEGEDEFIWVLEGEVVLVEDEGETVLRAGDCAGWKAGVPNGHVLQNRSGAEAVLLEVGTRTPGGDTGHYPDIDMQFRQGGFFHRDGTPYPKVDRRT, via the coding sequence ATGCCGAAGATCGACATTGCCGCAGCCCCGACCGGACACGGCACGGGCTATCCCGAGGAATTCGCCGGACCGTGCAAGCCGCGCCGCCGCTGGCGGCTGGGCGATGCCGTCGGGCTGGACCAGTTCGGGGTCAATCTGCTGCGCCTGCCGGCCGGCGCCTGGTCGAGCCAGAGGCACTGGCATGAGGGCGAGGACGAGTTCATCTGGGTGCTGGAAGGCGAGGTGGTGCTGGTGGAGGATGAGGGCGAAACCGTCCTGCGCGCCGGCGACTGCGCGGGCTGGAAGGCGGGCGTGCCCAACGGCCATGTGCTGCAGAACCGCTCAGGCGCCGAAGCGGTCCTGCTGGAGGTGGGCACGCGCACCCCGGGCGGAGATACCGGCCACTATCCGGACATCGACATGCAGTTCCGGCAGGGCGGCTTCTTCCACCGCGACGGAACCCCTTATCCGAAAGTCGACCGCCGCACGTGA
- a CDS encoding amidohydrolase, with translation MTIRRLLAVSTLSLALSAGFAHAQTGPVALDRIEAAVTAEMPKVINWRRDLHANPELGFAETRTAALVAEHLRALGMEVRTEVGKTGVVGVLRGGRPGGTVALRADMDALPVLEATGLPFASTATGTYMGATVPVAHACGHDAHVAMLMGAAEVLAGMREDIPGTIVFIFQPAEEGAPPGEPLGGARLMIQEGALANPRPDAIFGLHVVPGRPGTVFYRPRGFMAASDRVDITLHGRQTHGAWPWKGVDVIATAAQIVQTINTLTARTIDPTTTPTVFTIATLDAGVRYNIIPDQAVLSGTLRTFDIAQRDDLVARTRVAIDNVAETFGATAEFTVRQNAALVFNNEELSAWLAPVLTEAAGAGNVNPATPPTTVAEDFSYLSQEVPGVFYHLGGSKDGVDPATSPPNHSPGFDVNEAILPLGVRTHVLSAIRFLERD, from the coding sequence ATGACCATCCGCCGCCTGCTCGCCGTCTCCACGCTTTCACTGGCCCTGTCCGCCGGCTTCGCTCATGCCCAGACGGGCCCGGTCGCGCTCGATCGGATCGAGGCTGCGGTGACGGCGGAAATGCCGAAGGTCATCAACTGGCGCCGCGACCTGCACGCCAACCCCGAACTGGGCTTCGCCGAGACCCGCACCGCCGCCCTCGTGGCGGAGCATCTGCGGGCGCTCGGCATGGAGGTCCGCACGGAGGTCGGCAAGACCGGCGTCGTGGGCGTGCTGCGCGGCGGACGGCCGGGCGGGACGGTGGCGCTGCGGGCGGACATGGACGCCCTTCCGGTGCTGGAGGCGACGGGCCTGCCCTTCGCCTCGACCGCGACCGGAACCTATATGGGCGCCACTGTGCCGGTGGCTCACGCCTGCGGTCACGACGCCCACGTCGCCATGCTGATGGGTGCCGCCGAGGTGCTGGCCGGCATGCGCGAGGATATTCCCGGGACCATCGTCTTCATCTTCCAGCCCGCCGAGGAAGGGGCGCCTCCGGGTGAGCCGCTCGGCGGGGCGCGGCTGATGATCCAGGAGGGTGCGCTGGCCAATCCGCGGCCCGACGCCATCTTCGGCCTGCATGTCGTGCCGGGCCGACCGGGGACGGTCTTCTACCGCCCGCGCGGTTTCATGGCGGCCTCGGACCGGGTCGACATCACCCTGCATGGTCGTCAGACGCACGGGGCCTGGCCGTGGAAGGGCGTCGACGTCATCGCCACGGCGGCCCAGATCGTCCAGACCATCAACACCCTGACCGCGCGCACCATCGACCCGACCACGACGCCGACGGTGTTCACCATCGCCACGCTCGACGCCGGTGTCCGCTACAACATCATTCCGGACCAGGCCGTTCTGTCCGGCACCCTGCGCACCTTCGACATCGCCCAGCGTGACGACCTCGTCGCCCGCACCCGGGTCGCCATCGACAATGTCGCCGAGACCTTTGGCGCGACGGCCGAGTTCACCGTGCGCCAGAACGCGGCCCTGGTGTTCAACAACGAAGAATTGTCGGCCTGGCTGGCCCCGGTGCTGACCGAGGCGGCGGGGGCGGGGAACGTCAATCCGGCCACTCCGCCGACGACCGTGGCCGAGGACTTCAGCTATCTGTCGCAGGAAGTCCCCGGGGTCTTCTACCACCTTGGCGGATCGAAGGACGGGGTCGATCCCGCCACCTCGCCGCCGAACCACTCGCCGGGCTTCGACGTCAATGAAGCGATCCTGCCGCTGGGCGTCCGCACCCATGTGCTGAGCGCGATCCGGTTCCTGGAGCGCGACTGA